A DNA window from Hordeum vulgare subsp. vulgare chromosome 1H, MorexV3_pseudomolecules_assembly, whole genome shotgun sequence contains the following coding sequences:
- the LOC123426925 gene encoding TPD1 protein homolog 1A-like — MRASSLSGAPAARARSAWVVVLLAALCSVSFASASVDSVSLAPASVDAGFSPTPAAPAPTPGSSAAPPRPPYRAVLPRKVLRPAGADVGLGGVRPHRVDEGCAGKEDIAIYQGRGTTLPSGVPAYTVDVMNRCSGGDGDCAIAGIHVRCGWFSSVSLVDPRKFRRLARDDCLLNDGQPLLAGETISFEYSNSFPYQLSVAVATCVDPAAATSP, encoded by the exons ATGAGGGCGTCCTCGTTGTCAGGTGCGCCGGCGGCTCGTGCGAGATCAGCGTGGGTTGTCGTGCTGCTCGCCGCGCTCTGCTCCGTCTCCTTCGCGTCCGCCTCCGTCGACTCCGTCTCCCTCGCGCCCGCCTCCGTCGACGCAG GATTCTCGCCGACGCCCGCCGCTCCCGCCCCTACCCCCGGCTCCTCGGCGGCTCCTCCGCGCCCGCCATATCGCGCCGTCCTTCCCCGCAAGGTCCTCCGTCCGGCAG GCGCGGACGTGGGCCTCGGCGGAGTCCGGCCGCACCGCGTCGACGAGGGTTGCGCCGGCAAGGAGGACATCGCCATCTACCAGGGCCGGGGCACGACGCTGCCCAGCGGGGTGCCGGCGTACACGGTGGACGTGATGAACCGGTgctcgggcggcgacggcgactgtGCGATCGCTGGGATCCACGTGCGGTGCGGCTGGTTCAGCTCCGTGAGCCTGGTGGACCCTCGCAAGTTCCGACGGCTCGCGCGCGACGACTGCCTCCTCAACGACGGCCAGCCACTCCTCGCCGGCGAGACCATCTCGTTCGAGTACTCCAACTCGTTCCCCTACCAGCTCTCCGTCGCCGTCGCCACCTGCGTCGACCCCGCCGCGGCCACCTCCCCGTAG